In Achromobacter xylosoxidans A8, a single window of DNA contains:
- a CDS encoding acyl-CoA dehydrogenase family protein: MDIEITPEEREFRQEVRSFAQAHLPESVRRKVLYGEKLEKHEYVDWQRHLHRQGWIAPAWPVQYGGTGWSLGKQRIFLHELALQCAPETIPFGISMVGPVIYTFGSDEQKAQYLPAILGSETWWCQGFSEPNAGSDLASLRTRAVDCGDHYLLNGQKAWTTHGRHADMMFCLARTSDTGKPQQGISFLLLDMKTPGIEVRPVRTIDEGASICEVFFNDVRVPKSGLVGKEGEGWTYAKFLLGHERAMIARVGRSRMQLARAQRLASHPLADGSRPIDNPIYRQRLCDIEARLRALELTELRALSAYRPGSGFDVADSSMLKIEGSEICQALTELLLDLAGRYGMVYTGRYTQSPIGDATAHGLLGDHLFNRVATIYGGSSEIQKSVIAKSRFQK; the protein is encoded by the coding sequence ATGGATATTGAAATCACGCCTGAAGAGCGGGAATTCCGCCAGGAAGTCCGCAGCTTCGCGCAGGCCCACCTGCCCGAAAGCGTCCGCCGCAAAGTGCTGTATGGCGAAAAACTGGAGAAGCACGAATACGTGGATTGGCAGCGGCATCTGCACCGCCAGGGCTGGATCGCGCCGGCATGGCCCGTGCAATACGGCGGCACCGGCTGGAGCCTGGGAAAACAGCGCATCTTCCTGCACGAGCTGGCCCTGCAATGCGCGCCCGAGACCATTCCATTCGGCATTTCCATGGTCGGCCCGGTGATCTACACATTCGGTTCGGACGAGCAGAAGGCGCAATACCTGCCCGCCATACTCGGTTCTGAAACCTGGTGGTGCCAGGGCTTTTCGGAACCCAACGCCGGCTCCGACCTGGCCTCGCTGCGCACCCGCGCGGTCGATTGCGGCGACCACTATCTGCTCAATGGCCAGAAAGCCTGGACCACCCACGGGCGCCATGCCGACATGATGTTCTGCCTGGCCCGCACCAGCGACACCGGCAAGCCACAGCAAGGCATTTCCTTCCTGCTGCTCGACATGAAGACCCCGGGCATCGAGGTCCGGCCGGTGCGCACCATCGATGAAGGCGCCAGCATCTGCGAAGTGTTCTTCAACGACGTCCGCGTGCCGAAGTCCGGCCTGGTCGGCAAGGAAGGCGAAGGCTGGACCTACGCCAAGTTCCTGCTCGGCCACGAGCGCGCCATGATCGCCCGCGTCGGCCGCTCGCGCATGCAGCTGGCGCGCGCGCAACGCCTGGCCTCGCATCCGCTGGCCGACGGCAGCCGTCCCATCGACAACCCGATCTACCGCCAGCGCCTGTGCGACATCGAAGCGCGCCTGCGCGCACTGGAATTGACCGAGTTGCGCGCCTTGTCGGCCTACCGCCCGGGATCCGGCTTCGACGTCGCCGATTCTTCCATGCTGAAGATCGAAGGCTCCGAGATCTGCCAGGCCCTGACCGAACTGCTGCTGGACCTCGCCGGCCGCTACGGCATGGTCTACACCGGCCGCTACACCCAGTCGCCCATCGGCGACGCCACGGCGCACGGCCTGCTGGGCGACCACCTGTTCAACCGCGTGGCCACGATTTACGGCGGCAGCTCCGAAATCCAGAAGTCCGTGATCGCCAAGAGCCGATTCCAGAAATAA
- a CDS encoding acyl-CoA dehydrogenase family protein, translated as MNLNLSDEQAMIRASVFDYFSTAYGFDRHLERLANPAKTDRAAWQAMGELGWLGLTVPQDDGGLGLGPQETMLLMEGAGASLSTEPLLASAVLTAPLLAGASAGSPAAQALEAAIAGQASLALAWTEADRGFAPLQADARAEHDGQGWRVSGRKTLVDNGADADWLVVTAHSEAGLELLLVQGNATGLTRTGAPLADGARSADLVFQNTPAAACLASGQEAQALLLRAVYRGLAASCAVALGAIERTLEICRDYLHERSQFGKPLAALQVLQHRYVDMLIAAERARSMTLLAALRADEAAAGDAEAQRDLSLAKLTVGRSARHVGGQAIQVHGGMGMAYEYPIGHYYRKLLCCDAAFGSQDGHLALLSEGLAAPADA; from the coding sequence ATGAATCTGAACCTCTCCGACGAACAAGCGATGATCCGCGCGAGCGTGTTCGATTATTTTTCGACCGCTTACGGCTTCGACCGCCATCTCGAACGGCTGGCCAACCCCGCCAAGACCGACCGCGCCGCCTGGCAGGCCATGGGCGAACTGGGCTGGCTGGGGCTCACCGTGCCGCAGGACGACGGCGGCCTGGGCCTGGGGCCGCAGGAAACCATGCTGTTGATGGAAGGCGCGGGCGCCTCGCTCAGCACCGAACCGCTGCTGGCCAGCGCGGTATTGACGGCGCCGCTGCTGGCGGGCGCGTCCGCGGGATCGCCTGCCGCGCAGGCGCTGGAAGCCGCAATCGCGGGCCAGGCCAGCCTGGCCCTGGCCTGGACTGAAGCCGATCGCGGCTTCGCGCCGCTGCAGGCGGATGCCCGCGCCGAACACGACGGCCAGGGCTGGCGCGTAAGCGGCCGCAAAACGCTGGTGGACAACGGCGCGGACGCCGACTGGCTGGTGGTGACGGCACATAGCGAAGCTGGCCTGGAACTGCTGCTGGTGCAAGGCAACGCCACGGGGCTGACCCGTACCGGCGCCCCGCTGGCCGACGGCGCCCGCAGCGCCGACCTGGTGTTCCAGAACACGCCGGCCGCGGCCTGCCTGGCCAGCGGCCAGGAAGCCCAAGCCCTGCTGCTGCGCGCCGTCTACCGCGGCCTCGCGGCCAGCTGCGCGGTGGCGCTGGGCGCCATCGAACGTACGCTGGAAATCTGCCGCGACTACCTGCACGAACGCAGCCAGTTCGGCAAGCCGCTGGCCGCGCTGCAAGTCCTGCAGCACCGCTACGTGGACATGCTGATCGCGGCCGAACGGGCGCGTTCCATGACCCTGCTGGCCGCGCTACGCGCGGACGAAGCCGCCGCTGGCGATGCCGAGGCGCAGCGCGATCTCAGCCTGGCCAAGCTGACCGTGGGCCGCAGCGCGCGCCACGTGGGCGGCCAGGCCATCCAGGTGCACGGCGGCATGGGCATGGCCTACGAATATCCCATCGGCCACTACTACCGCAAGCTGCTGTGCTGCGACGCGG
- a CDS encoding Bug family tripartite tricarboxylate transporter substrate binding protein codes for MKFAARRHFLAAAAALAAVCSLPAQAADNAWPEKPIRFIVPSAAGGGADTVARLLAQHIGGVLKQPIVVENRAGGSGVIAGNAVLGAPADGYTFMLGFTTMSQLPATSTVKIPYQVDRDFIPVSLVARSSNVLVVNRSSVDVDSVKALVEALRAAPQKYSYGSYGNGSTGHFLGAQFLQETKTSAQHVPYKGAAPMMSDLLGGVVSFAFPDIGSALPHLNSDRLRVLAVTGDKRMATLPQTPTMTELGYQGFNLGAWFGLFAAKGTPDAIVQAMSTQIADAVKAPEVQSKLVGMNLDPVGSDPKTFATFFQTDLKRWAELADKANIRTD; via the coding sequence ATGAAATTCGCAGCACGAAGGCATTTCCTGGCGGCCGCCGCCGCCCTGGCCGCGGTTTGCAGCCTGCCGGCGCAGGCGGCCGACAACGCCTGGCCCGAGAAGCCGATCCGCTTCATCGTGCCCAGCGCCGCTGGCGGCGGGGCCGACACGGTTGCGCGCCTGTTGGCTCAGCACATCGGCGGCGTGCTCAAGCAACCGATCGTGGTCGAGAACCGCGCCGGGGGCTCGGGCGTGATCGCCGGCAATGCCGTGCTGGGCGCGCCGGCCGACGGCTACACCTTCATGCTGGGCTTCACCACCATGTCGCAATTGCCCGCGACCTCGACGGTCAAGATCCCGTACCAAGTGGACCGCGACTTCATTCCGGTATCCCTGGTGGCCCGCTCCTCCAACGTGCTCGTGGTCAATCGCAGCAGCGTGGACGTGGATTCGGTCAAGGCCCTGGTGGAAGCGCTGCGCGCCGCTCCCCAGAAATACAGCTACGGGTCCTACGGCAACGGTTCGACCGGCCATTTCCTGGGCGCCCAGTTCCTGCAGGAAACCAAGACCAGCGCCCAACACGTGCCGTACAAGGGCGCTGCGCCCATGATGTCCGACCTGCTGGGCGGCGTGGTCTCCTTCGCCTTTCCCGACATCGGCTCGGCCCTGCCGCACCTGAATTCCGACCGCCTGCGCGTGCTGGCCGTGACCGGCGACAAGCGCATGGCGACCCTGCCGCAGACGCCCACCATGACGGAACTGGGCTACCAGGGCTTCAACCTGGGCGCCTGGTTCGGCCTGTTCGCGGCCAAGGGCACGCCCGACGCCATCGTCCAGGCCATGTCGACGCAGATCGCCGACGCGGTCAAGGCGCCCGAGGTCCAGTCCAAGCTCGTCGGCATGAACCTGGATCCCGTGGGCAGCGATCCCAAGACCTTCGCCACGTTCTTCCAGACCGATCTGAAGCGCTGGGCAGAACTGGCAGACAAGGCCAATATCCGCACCGACTGA
- a CDS encoding IclR family transcriptional regulator, translating to MSRSSRRLELPDASIKDSTRDLGQRSVKSAQRVLELIELLEQLGRPVTLAEIVRASGYPQSSTWMLVQTLMRMGYLCHNPDDGTYMPSLRLNMLGGWVHDLALPRSNLRLAMRALGERLGLSIILGQRSGRYVQYAHVLYGAKDRKTQVPIGVVRPLIDTGLGYALLAQLPDDEVCAIASVCLARAEHESPVTTLRQVLTIVDKARSAGFVYSHRLQSANRASFSFALVTDPGAGDHTGLMGLAIAGTRQDVAARLRDIPRTVNEVAAEFLPDVPIHIKAAHPISPI from the coding sequence ATGTCCCGTTCATCTCGCCGGCTCGAACTTCCTGACGCGTCCATCAAGGACAGCACGCGCGACCTGGGCCAGCGCTCGGTGAAGTCGGCCCAGCGCGTGCTCGAACTGATCGAGCTGCTCGAACAGCTCGGACGGCCCGTCACGCTGGCGGAGATCGTGCGCGCCAGCGGCTATCCGCAGTCCAGCACCTGGATGCTGGTGCAGACGCTGATGCGCATGGGCTATCTGTGCCACAACCCGGACGATGGCACCTACATGCCCAGCCTGCGGCTCAACATGCTGGGCGGCTGGGTGCATGACCTGGCCCTGCCCCGCAGCAACCTGCGCCTGGCCATGCGCGCACTGGGCGAACGGCTGGGCCTGAGCATCATCCTCGGCCAGCGCAGCGGCCGCTATGTGCAGTACGCCCACGTGCTCTACGGCGCCAAGGACCGCAAGACCCAAGTCCCCATCGGCGTAGTGCGTCCACTGATCGACACTGGCCTGGGCTACGCGCTGCTGGCGCAGTTGCCCGACGACGAAGTCTGCGCCATTGCCAGCGTCTGCCTGGCGCGCGCCGAGCACGAATCGCCGGTGACGACCCTGCGCCAGGTCCTGACCATTGTCGACAAGGCCCGCAGCGCCGGCTTCGTCTACTCGCACCGGCTGCAAAGCGCCAACCGCGCCTCCTTCTCCTTCGCGCTGGTCACCGACCCAGGCGCCGGCGACCACACCGGGCTGATGGGCCTGGCCATCGCCGGCACGCGCCAGGACGTGGCCGCGCGCCTGCGCGATATCCCCCGCACGGTCAATGAAGTTGCCGCCGAATTTCTGCCCGATGTCCCCATACACATCAAGGCCGCCCATCCCATTTCGCCGATCTGA